A segment of the Vibrio sp. 16 genome:
CATAGGTAATTTGCTCTGAAGAAAAGAGAATGACATAACAATCACGATCTTCAGCCAGCGCAATTTGCATCAGCGCATACGCCATCGCTTTGGCACACTGCTCAGGAAAGCCACTCATTGAGCCAGAAGCATCAACACAAATGATAAATGGCCCTTTCTCTACATCAACTTGGGCATTGTCTGGTTTTTGCGCGCGTACTTTGCGCAAAGTGCGGGACTTACCTTGCATTTTGTAGTTCATGAGACGCTTATCAACTAGGTGCTTGTAGAACACTACTTCTAGCTCAGGGTAAGCCAAGAACATGGTTTCGTTGGGTAACAGCTTATTGAGATCGTCACCTTCATGAATACCAACGATATCGTCGGTGGCTTTGTCAGATTTCTCTTCAACAATTTGAGGCTCTTCCAAAGGCGCTTTGTTCAAATCAGGATCGTCAACTTGACTCGCCATTCGACCAAGCTTCTCTGCGATCTCTTGAAGGCCTTGGTTCTTTTTCAAAAACTCTGCATGACGCTTCATCACGGTAAGATCAGTTTTGCTCAATCGAGCCGACGCCATGTCCCACAGACGGCCAACACTGCCTTCATCACCCTCTTCCGTCACTTTATCCATGTTCTTCATGGTTTCCATGCGTTGGTAAAGATCTTTGAGCACTTTCTCTTTGTTGGCTTCAAGCTCGGTCAATTGCGCTTGTCGAATGGCGTCGGAAAGGCTCTCATACCATTGATCACAGAAATAGTGCGGGAACATTGGGTTGTTTACCCCTTTGTTCTTCTCCATTAAGCGACGGGCCTGCAAGTAAAACGCAGAGTGCCATTCTAGCTTTTTGATGACTTCTGGTATCTGTTCAAAAAACTGCGCTTCATCCCAATAGATCACCTCTTGGTAGAGCGCAAGTTCTTGTTGAAAACGTTCCGTCTCACACACCTTAGTTATGCGCTTCTTAACGCTTCCACGCCATTTCAATAGATGGTTTTTTACCGAGGACTTAACGCCGCGGTTTTCCGCTACCGCCATCATTTGAGAGCGAGCCATTAAGTCGTTCACGGCCGTGTCTATGATGCCAGAATCGGCAATCATCAGTGCGAGGTTTAATCCATCTGCGCCTAACATTCATTTCTCCTATTCAAAGAATTGATTTAAGGTCTTGAAACGGAAAACCGTACGTTCACACTCGGTTTTGGTCGATTCCAGTACTTGTTGAAGGTGTTGTAAGCTCGCTTCCATTGCCCTTGGGATTTCTTGTTCGACAAAGCTATGTGGCAAGGCTCCGTGGAAATTCGAACGCACTCGTAGCAAGTGGTGTTCAGCATGTTCTAGCTGCGCCATTGCTTTCTCAGCTTTGGCAAACCACTCTTGGTAAAGTGTTTGATCTAAGCCTTTGTTGGTCACGATGGAAACTAAGACGGCACGATTAGCGATGTCTTTAATCACCAAGTTGTTCGCGCCATCGACATCAAAACGCAATCTAACCAGATTTGTATTGGTATTCACGTATCCATAAACGTCACCGTGACCTTCTTTGATCACTCGCTCTAGTTCGTTCTTAGGGACGTAAACCCAGCGACTGTCA
Coding sequences within it:
- the viaA gene encoding ATPase RavA stimulator ViaA encodes the protein MLGADGLNLALMIADSGIIDTAVNDLMARSQMMAVAENRGVKSSVKNHLLKWRGSVKKRITKVCETERFQQELALYQEVIYWDEAQFFEQIPEVIKKLEWHSAFYLQARRLMEKNKGVNNPMFPHYFCDQWYESLSDAIRQAQLTELEANKEKVLKDLYQRMETMKNMDKVTEEGDEGSVGRLWDMASARLSKTDLTVMKRHAEFLKKNQGLQEIAEKLGRMASQVDDPDLNKAPLEEPQIVEEKSDKATDDIVGIHEGDDLNKLLPNETMFLAYPELEVVFYKHLVDKRLMNYKMQGKSRTLRKVRAQKPDNAQVDVEKGPFIICVDASGSMSGFPEQCAKAMAYALMQIALAEDRDCYVILFSSEQITYELTKQDGLREASDFLTYSFHGGTDLEPVLMKSIDLMTGDKYRNADMVVISDFIAPKQSEEMIAKVDELKEHKNRFHAISLSKYGNPELMTMFDHCWSYHPNLMGRIMKKW